The Pan paniscus chromosome 1, NHGRI_mPanPan1-v2.0_pri, whole genome shotgun sequence genome has a segment encoding these proteins:
- the RAB7B gene encoding ras-related protein Rab-7b — protein sequence MNPRKKVDLKLIIVGAIGVGKTSLLHQYVHKTFYEEYQTTLGASILSKIIILGDTTLKLQIWDTGGQERFRSMVSTFYKGSDGCILAFDVTDLESFEALDIWRGDVLAKIVPMEQSYPMVLLGNKIDLADRKVPQEVAQGWCREKDIPYFEVSAKNDINVVQAFEMLASRALSRYQSILENHLTESIKLSPDQSRSRCC from the exons ATGAATCCCCGGAAGAAGGTGGACCTGAAACTCATTATCGTCGGAGCCATTGG TGTGGGAAAGACCTCCCTCCTTCACCAATATGTGCACAAGACGTTTTACGAGGAATACCAGACCACACTGGGGGCCAGCATCCTCTCCAAGATTATCATATTGGGTGACACAACTTTGAAGCTACAG ATCTGGGACACGGGCGGTCAGGAGCGGTTCCGCTCCATGGTGTCCACGTTCTACAAGGGCTCTGATGGCTGCATTCTAGCTTTTGATGTCACCGATCTGGAGTCTTTTGAAGCCCTGGATATCTGGCGGGGTGATGTCCTGGCCAAGATTGTCCCCATGGAGCAGTCCTACCCCATGGTGTTGTTGGGGAACAAGATCGATCTGGCAGACCGGAAG GTACCCCAGGAAGTAGCTCAAGGCTGGTGTAGAGAGAAAGATATTCCTTACTTTGAAGTCAGTGCCAAGAATGACATCAATGTGGTGCAAGCGTTTGAGATGCTGGCCAGTCGGGCTCTGTCGAGG TACCAGAGCATCTTAGAAAATCACCTCACAGAATCCATCAAGCTCTCGCCAGACCAGTCAAGGAGCAGATGCTGCTGA